One genomic window of Fusarium verticillioides 7600 chromosome 2, whole genome shotgun sequence includes the following:
- a CDS encoding profilin: MSWQAYIDSSLVGSGHIDKGAIISAAGDSAWASSPDLQLKPEEMKAISAIVGGDSAAKDKAFAEGLYIAGERYVMARAEDRSIYARSGRLGVAVAKTGQAIVIGHHGEAQVAGNATSTVEGLADYLVKSGY; the protein is encoded by the exons ATGTCGTGGCAAG CATACATCGACTCAAG CCTTGTCGGCTCCGGTCATATTGACAAGGGCGCCATCATCAGTGCTGCGGGCGACAGcgcttgggcttcttctcctgacCTCCAG CTCAAGCccgaggagatgaaggccATATCTGCCATCGTTGGCGGTGACTCGGctgccaaggacaaggcttTCGCTGAGGGTCTCTACATTGCTGGCGAGCGTTACGTTATGGCCCGAGCCGAGGACCGGAGTATCTACGCCCGATCG GGCCGCCtcggtgttgctgttgcgaAGACTGGCCaggccatcgtcatcggccaCCATGGTGAGGCCCAGGTCGCTGGCAACGCCACCTCTACCGTCGAAGGTCTTGCCGACTACCTCGTCAAGTCAGGATATTAG